The following are encoded together in the Bos javanicus breed banteng chromosome 4, ARS-OSU_banteng_1.0, whole genome shotgun sequence genome:
- the LOC133246634 gene encoding LOW QUALITY PROTEIN: GTPase IMAP family member 4-like (The sequence of the model RefSeq protein was modified relative to this genomic sequence to represent the inferred CDS: inserted 1 base in 1 codon), with protein MAAQYLSERRTSHGLANPRDSQLRLVLVGKTGAGKXATGNSILREEVFPSSFSAVSITKHCEKGSSTWKGREVVIVDTPGLFDTEVPDSETLKEITRCMVLTSPGPHALLLVIPVGRYTLEDQKATEKILTMFGERAREHIILLFTWKDDLKGMDFRDYLKHAPTAIRELIREFRDRYCVFNNKATGAEQENQREQLLALVQDVVDKCNGRYYTNSLYQKTEEEIQKQIQVLQEYYRAELERVKAQIKQELEEEIRKLKDELEQQKRKVEMERQLAEMEAHWVSRQQTARDDVLRQNKIFEIIYTLLQVASFVFPLFRD; from the exons GGCTTGCAAACCCCAGAGATTCCCAGCTGAGACTTGTCTTAGTGGGTAAGACTGGGGCAGGAA GCGCAACAGGAAACAGCATCCTCAGAGAGGAAGTATTTCCGTCTAGCTTTTCGGCTGTATCCATCACCAAGCACTGTGAGAAAGGAAGCAGCACCTGGAAGGGGAGAGAAGTTGTCATCGTGGACACACCTGGCCTCTTTGACACGGAGGTCCCAGACTCTGAGACTCTCAAGGAGATTACCCGCTGCATGGTGCTGACCTCCCCGGGGCCTCACGCTCTGCTCCTGGTCATCCCAGTGGGCCGTTACACGCTGGAAGACCAGAAAGCCACAGAGAAGATCCTGACGATGTTTGGAGAGAGAGCTAGGGAACACATAATTCTCTTATTCACCTGGAAAGATGACTTAAAAGGCATGGATTTCCGTGATTACTTAAAGCACGCTCCTACAGCCATCCGAGAGCTGATTCGTGAGTTCAGAGATCGTTACTGTGTTTTCAACAACAAGGCCACAGGAGCTGAGCAGGAGAACCAGAGGGAGCAGCTGCTGGCCCTGGTCCAGGATGTGGTGGACAAGTGCAATGGTCGATACTACACGAATAGCCTGTATCAGAAGACCGAGGAGGAGATTCAGAAACAAATCCAAGTGTTACAAGAATATTACAGAGCAGAGCTCGAGAGAGTGAAAGCTCAGATAAAACAGGAGCTTGAAGAGGAAATCAGGAAGCTGAAGGATGAACTAGAACAGCAAAAGCGGAAGGTGGAAATGGAAAGGCAATTGGCAGAAATGGAGGCTCACTGGGTTTCAAGGCAGCAAACAGCCAGAGATGATGTTTTGCGTCAGAATAAGATATTTGAAATCATCTATACCTTGTTACAGGTTGCTTCCTTTGTCTTCCCTCTGTTTAGGGATTAA